From the genome of Tenrec ecaudatus isolate mTenEca1 chromosome 1, mTenEca1.hap1, whole genome shotgun sequence:
AAAGGGGGCGAGCGCCCCGGAGCGAAGAGGGGCCAGGAGGGAGGAGACCCCCGACCCACGTCCGCGGCAGCTCCCGCCCGAGCCTGATACCAGGGACCCCCGTCTCCTGCAGACAAAGAGCCCCGCCCCTCGCGCGGCAGCCAGGTCGCGGTGGTCGCCGCCGGGGTCTCCGCGCGCCCCGCCCCCAGGGGGAGTGGCCCCGCTTTGTGCTGGGCTCTGCGCCGCCCTTGGAGCTCCGGCTGCGCCAGGTGAGCGGGGCTGGGCCGCAGCCCACCCTTCCTTTGGCCCCCCATCCCCATTCTCCTGGAAGCTCCCGCCCTGCCGCGGGGCCCGCGCCCCGCCTGAGACCCCCACCCAAATCAGGTCGAACCGCCCTCTTCGCTGAGCCCCCGCCCGATCCCCTATCGGGGGTGGGTGTCCCCGAAAGCCGGAGGGTTGGGTAGGGTCGCGGTACGCGGAGGTAGGCCTCGCGAGGGGACGCCGCGGcccccagcctcagtttccccaggcgGTTCCTGCGCCCCTCGGCTTCCCCTCCCCCgccggcgcccgcccgcccgccgggcGCAGTCCCTCCCAGCCCGGCCCGCGAGTCCGCGGAGCCATGATCTCTGCCAAGGGGAACAAGACCCCCAAGGACAGCATGACGCTACTGCCCTGCTTCTACTTCGTGGAGGTGAGGGGCGCGCTgcgggggcgggggcgcgggTCTGCTGCGGGACAGGGGGCAGGTGCTGTCAGATTGGGGGCGGGGCGGCAGCGGAGTTCCAGGGGGCTAGAAGGGGCCACCCCGGGGCGGGGACAGCCTTGCCTGTGGGACGCTGGCCTGTGGGACCCTCCGTCCAGGTTAATGGCCAGTGGCAGGGGGTGAAACAGGGtccgggagagggaggggggcggggcagcGAGGTTAGACCCGGTTTTTTAAATCCCACCTCTGCTATCGTGGACCACCCCCCACGCACCCCCACCCTCGCAACCCCGGGGACCCATTCCTTGACTGCTCCAAGCCTCAGCTTCCCATTTGTAACCTGCACGCCTCACAATTCTGGGTGGCTGGGCCCTGGAGAgcggactgccaggcctttcctacTCGGCCCCTCGGGTGGATTTCAATCTCCAGCTTCTCGgtcagtcagcagctgagtgtgtggaccatctgcacacacacacacacacacacacacacacagccagctGAGCATGTGCACTGCCTCGTGCGCGCGCACATAGGGTGGAGGAATTGCGATGGACACACTGCCTGTTGCCAGGCGCGCATGGGGCAGAGGGCGGCACCGTGGAGCCCGTGTTCAGGGCATGTGCCGGCCTTCTTCCCTCTGTCCACTGGGCTGCAGGGGGCCCTGTTTACTTAACCAAAAGTGGCATTTAAATTCTTGTTAGCACATGTTCCATCGAGCACACAGATGGAAACCCTGCTGAGTCTGATCAGGTGGGGTGCAAGCATGTGTCCAGGGAacacaatgatgtatgtacggattataaaaagagtttatgagcccctaataaaacgattaaaaaatgtgTCCAGAGGGTCTTACAGCAGACCCCAGCCTCGCATGCTGGTTAGGACGTCCCAGGGCCCCACGCTTGCTTAGACTGCACCCCAGAGCTGCTGGTCTGACCACCTGCCATCCCCAGAAAGCAGGGATACTTCCCTAGGGACTAGCCAGGCAGCCCCTCCCGGAGTCGATTCCCACGCACCCTGACCCCACAGGCCACGCGGGGCAAGGCTGGCCTAGGAAGCACCTTCCTTGTCCTTCGCTGTGGGAGCGAGTTTGTCCATAGGATGGGTCCACGGGAGGGGTGGCCCATGAGCCCCCCCAGGCAGGGCACACTGTTGTTCATGCCCATGTGCGTATGTATGGGCGAACGTAtacgtgtgtatgtatgtgcatgcaAGTACATGTGTGATGCATGCCTACATGTACGTGTcatgtgtatacatgtgtatacgtgtatgcatatgtatctgtgtgtggcatatgtgtgtatgtatatgcgtgtgtgtgtgtgtattggtgtgtgtggtgtgtgtgtacttgtgtgtgtctgtgtgtgggtgtgaagcAAGTACCGGTGTTAGCAATATTTGGGATCTTGGCCGTCTGTGGTGGGAAAGCAGGGCACTGGTGGTAAGGGGGTGCATGCTGGCTGCAATTCGTAGGACCGGCAGTTCTGAACCAGCAGCAGCCCTGCAGGGCTTGCTGGGAACCAGCATGGGTGTGAAGGCAGCAAGGTGTGAGCACCTGGGCCTCAGCTTCTCCGCATTTCCTTGGTTGTGGGTCTTGCACGGGTTTAtctttgtcacacacacacacacacatgcgcacatacGCTGGTGTGTTTATGGAGGGAACCGTGCCTCCTGGGCCTGATGCATTCTGGGGCGTGGTGGTTTTCTGCTGAGGACTTCACTTCTGGGAGCAATGAGGAGTGGAGGAGGtgatggggttggggtggggtgctggCCAGGCCATGCCAGACACGAGTCTCACCTCATTGTCTCATCTTTGCCCAAGGTGGTCTAAGGTTCCCTACATCTTCTCCCCAACCTCCTTCCGCTCACAACCCCCTTCTCTGTCCTTTCCCTCTGCTCTTACCGGCTGTGGCTGCCCCATGCATCAGGGAAGCTGCCTCGGGGCGCACAGACAGGGTCTGCACCTGCCCACTCCGCTCGTGCCTTAAGCCTCTCCCTTGCCCCTGACACTAGCTCACTTGCAGGATGAAATGGAGTTAGCAAATGCCTAGCAGGTGCCAGGCATGAAAGGGACAATGCCACCTCCCTGAGACTCAGGAAGCCACTGGGGCTTAACTcaggtttaaaaagaaaatggatggatggaggggtgAGGGTGATGGGTAGATGttgggtgagtggatggatggaggggTGAGGGTGATGGGTGGATGttgggtgagtggatggatggaggggTGAGGGTGATGGGTGGATGttgggtgagtggatggatggaggggTGAGGGTGATGGGTAGATGTTGGGTGAGTGGATGGAGGGGTGAGGGTGATGGGTGGATGTTGGgggcatggatggatggaggggtgagggtggtgggcaATGGAtgttgggtgggtggatggatggaggggtgagggtgatgggtggatggatgggtgaaggTTGAGAGATGGATGAAGGCATGAGTGAAAGATAATGGGTGGGTGCATGATAAGTGGACGGGTGAAGGATCATGATGGGTGGGTGGAGAGGTGAAGGTTGATGGGTGgaaggatgcatggatggataggTAGATGGGTGGAGGGGATGAAGAACGGATGAAGGGGGATGGTGGTGGATGAGTGGCTAGTGAAATGTGACGATGGATGGTGAAGGAGGCCGGGTGGTTGGATGGGTGGGTGAAGGATGGTGGAGAGAGAGGTTGGTGGGAAGAGGGTGAAagaggatggatgggtgggtgggtgagtagtTGGATAGATGCAAGGGAGCATCAACGAGTTTGTGTGAATGTGCCGTTACGTTCATTTGAGTTTCCCCACCAACTTTTTGGAGTCCCCTCGTGcacggtgggtgggtggatggatggacggacgagCTGTGACAGTTGCCGTTCAGTGACACTGAGTGGCTGCAACCCGGCACCCCGTGTGCTGCAGAACAGCATTCCCCCTGCCGCCGCCAGGCTGGCGACATCCTCACAGCCCTGGACTGCGTCCGCTGCCCATCTCACCAGGGGGCTTCCTCTTCACCTTTACCAAGCGGGATAtctgtcctccctcccttccttcgtTCTCAGAGAGCAATTTCCAGTTTATTTCCTTTCCGGTGTGTTTGAAATGTCTTTGCACAGGTTTTGGAGGAGGCCCCGGGGCAGCACCTGCAGGCCCatgttggggtgggggcgggggtccgTCCTTCCGGGCTTCGAGGGACCCATTTCCGACCGCCGTGCAGTGGGCGGCACAGCCCACGCGATCCTGTAGTCCCTCACGGCACCGCGTGAGAAGCACGTCTGCGTGGAAGTCACTCGCTTTGGAAATGTCTGACAGCTGTGGCCTCCACTCTGTTTCTGCATCGGAGCCTTCTGACAGCCTTGTCCATGGGCACGCCGTGGGCACGGCTTGTGCAGCCAAGAGCTGCACGTGGCCAAGGCCTTTCTTGGCCCAACTGCGGTGATGATGCCTTTTCTTCAAATCTCCGTCTTCTCCAGCTCGAACCCTCAGGCCCCACCATCCCAGCATCAAACCCCAGGTCCGACTCCGGTCACCACGCGCACCCCAACTCACTCATGTGTCTTTTCCAGGAGCTAGTCTTTGGACTGGGTCGagcgagaggcagttgtgtgaacagcacaagggaatagtgcacggtgtgaaatcaggacaggtgtgtggcagggtggtatcctctcaccaaaccGGCTCAATCGGTGTGCTGAGCAGatcgtcagagaagctgcattCTGTGAAGAAGGatgggcatcaggatgggaggaaggctcgtGAACAGCCTGCGGTGGGCAGACGACACAACGCTGCCTGCGGACAGTGAAAAGGGCTCGGagcccttgctgatggagatccagGACtgcggccttcagtatggatgacaactcaacgtCAAGAAAGCAGAAATCCTCAGCTGCACCAATAGGTGACGTCTTGATGAAaggagagaaggttgaagttgttggGGAGTccgtctggcttggatccacaatcaatgctcgtggaagcagcagccacgaGATCTAGAGACGTGCTACGGCGTTAGGTAACTCTGCGGCACAAGAGCTCTGTAGAAGGAtcgcagaagaatcaatgcatggggTTGTGCTGGCCAAGAATCCTGGAAATACCACGGACTGGGGAGGGCGGAGGGCAGTGTGTCGTTGTGTTGTGCGTGGGGTCTTTGTGGGTTGGCATCGGCTCGATGGTGCTTAACACCGTCAaccacagtctctcctgacagtacgtCCAAAGTGCATGCGAGGAAGCcctgccatcctggcttctaaggagcatgctggactTCCCCCAACACCCAGCTGTTTGTTCTTGGGGTCCACAGTACCCCCCCGGCCATCGCCTCCACCCCAGTTCCACTGTACCAGGCCTCCTCCACGCTCCCGCACTCCCATGCATGGTTTTCACTGCCACGGTTTGCGCaggaccttagacctcaaagtgacaccttggcTTCTCGACGCCTTCCAGGGGTCTTCTGCAGCAGCTTTTCCCAGGGCGACTTCTAAGAGAGCTGATTGTGGGTTCAAGCCAGAGGCAATCCTTCACCACTTTCATCTTTCGCCATTTATCACCATCTTATCTGTTCTTCCAGCGAGCGGATTCTCGCTCTGTTTTTATTATATGCAGACTGACTGCGGCTGTCCTTTATTTTGCGGGGAGGGGATCTTCCTCAGTAAGCCCTTCAAGTCCTTTTCACTTTCGGCTAGCAAGGTTACGTCCTTAGCAGGTTGTTAAcgggccttcctctaatcctcttGGCACATCCTTCTTCATCCTCCTTCTTCATCCGGCCCAGCGTCTTGgaagatttgctcagcacagGCTGAGTCTGGTGCAACCCCCACTCACACCTTTGTTGGTTTGAAGCCATGCAGTCTTCCCTACCTGTTCTGTTTGAAccgcctcttggtctatgcacgGGTTCCCCgtgagcataattaagtgttctggaattcccattcttcccaatgttttccatagtctgttatgatccacacagtccagtGTCATTGAACAGCTATAAGACATACTCAGACACCTTTTTATGGatgagtagatagatagatggtggGTGGGTAAAGGAGGGATGGTTGAGTGTGTATGTAGATAAATGCATGGGTAGATGGATGATGGGTAGATGGGTGGTCATTGGTTAGAATCATAATCCCACGAGCAATTTGAATGAGTGAAAGATGAATGGGTGGATGAGTAGATTGGTAGATAGAAAGTGAGTAGATGGCTGGCTGGCTAGGTGAATACATGGATGGGTGGGCATATCGTGGTCTTATTCATAATCGATGGGTGAAGGGGAGGATGGGTGCTAGTTGTTGCCAGGTGCTATTGACCGGTTctggttcagactcacagaagCCCTATGTTTAACAGAACGAAACGCCActctgtcctgggccatcctcatgcTTGCTCTTGTGTCTGACCGTCCCTCAAGTGCCCTTAGGCCAGTCGGCACTGGTTTCCAAGAGCACCCACTGAAGCATCTATGAGAGGTCAGCTCAGGTTATGGTCGCAGCTGTGTTTTGGGGGCTCCAAAAGGGTCCTGTTGAattttctccaaggacacagAATGAGAGCAGGGATCGATCGCAGTATGAAGATGTTTTCAGAAAGTGGAAAGCAGAAAGGGGGGCAGAGGCAGGAAAGTTGCACCAAGTCATTGCTTTCCCTCGTGACAGCGCGCCTGCTCCTGTCAGAGCGAGCCAGGGCCGCATGCAGCGACTTCCATGGGGAACTAACTGGCTCATGCACCCTACAGCCTGACATTGACCCCAAGACCCTCATGTTGCTCCCTCATACTTCTTTTAGCGCCCCAAACTCAAAGGTTACTTAAAAGGAACCCAGCCTGCATTTCTCGAGAATGCAGAACTTCTGTTTTCACCTGGTGTTCGTTGGAGAGTGCAGAATTCTCAGCGAAGGGTTACAGGTGGAAAAACCACCTGTGGAAATAGGTAGACCTGGAAAGAGGAGATGCTaagaagcaatagcttcacattttgttgtttttgaatAAAGGTTTACCTGCCTTTGTTGCAATTATTTCCTTACTGACTTACCTTCAAATGTAGTTGGTGAGGGGATGGGTGGGTGGTCCTGTTGACTGTATTACATAGATGGGTGGGAGGACCATGACCCTGTGAACAATTGGGATGCGTAAACTGGGGGATAAAGAGATGGGCAGATATATCGTGGGTGAGAGGATGGGAAAGGATGATGGATACATGTGGTCagggggatgggtgggtggatgggtcagtggatggatgggtacaagTGGGTGGATGGAGGATGACAGAGAACGGATATATGCAGGTGGATGTATGTGTGACTGGATGGTGCAGGTGACTGGATGATGGGTATGGCTGGCTGGATGGGTGAGTCGGTGGACAGGTGGAAGGCAGGCTCTGTGGTTGTATCACATAGATAGGAGAACCACCAGCCCGTGAACAACCGGGGTGGGGGAACTGAAGGTGGGTAAGTGTTCTGCAAGAATCTGTGGGCCTATGAGTGGACTGAACTTGTGGACGGAGAGGCCCCCAGCTGAGAGTAAGCTGGCGGTGACTCCCCACAGCTGCCCATTGTGGCCTCCTCCATTGTCTCCCTGTACTTCCTGGAGCTGACTGACCTCTTCAAGCCGGCCCAAGTGGGTTTCCGTTGCTATGACCGCACACTCTCCATGCCCTACGTGGAGACCAGTGAGGAGCTCATCCCCCTGCTAATGCTTCTGAGCCTGGCATTTGCTGCGCCGGCCGCCTCGGTGAGTACCCGGGAGTACTCGGGGAGCTCGtacagggagtacttgaggagcATCAAAGGGTACTCGGTCAGTGAGTATGGGGAGTATTCGAGGGGTATGAGAGTACTTGGGGAGAATGGGGAGTACTTGTGGAGTATCAGGGGGCACTTAGTACGGGGAGTACTTGAGAGTACTCAGCGATTGAGTTCTTGGGAATACTCAACGAGTACTTGGGAGTGCCTGGCGAGTGAGTACTGGGAAGTACTTGGGGAGGACTGGTGGGTGAGGGCTCAGGGTACTCAGGGAGGGAGTATGGGGAGTACTTGGGGAGTATCAAGGAGTAGtactgggtgggtgagtgagtacaGTATGGGGAAGTGGCCGCTGGCCACCCTGGGCCGCTGAGAGTGTCCTGTCTGCAGATCATGGTCGGCGAGGGCGTGCTGTACTGTCTGCAGTCTCGGCTGTGGGGCCGCGGCGGGGGCCCGGGCGCGGCCGAGGGCAGCATCAACGCGGGCGGCTGCAACTTCAACTCCTTCCTGCGGCGCACCGTCCGCTTCGTGGGTGAGTCCCCAGTCCCCCGGCGGGCGCTGGCTGGGGTGCTCTGGCCGCCCTCTAACCTTCCCCAACCCGCAGGTGTCCACGTGTTTGGCCTGTGCGCCACGGCCCTGGTGACCGACGTCATTCAGCTGGCCACAGGCTACCACGCGCCCTTCTTCCTGACCGTCTGCAAACCCAACTACACCCTCCTGGGAACGACGTGCGAGGCCAACCCCTACATCACGCAGGACATCTGTGCGGGCGCCGACGTGCACGCCATCCTCTCGGCGCGGTGAGTGCCCGTCCGTGCCCCCGGCCCCCGCGCGGTGCCCTGTGCCCAGGAGGGGCGGGCCTGGGCTCACGGGGCACCTCGTGTCGCAGGAAGACGTTCCCTTCGCAACACGCCACGCTGTCCGCCTTCGCGGCCGTCTACGTGTCGGTGAGTCTGCCCGCTGAGCAGCCCCCGCGCCCCCAGTCCTCCCCGGTGGGGCCGCTGCGCTGACACCCCGGCCGCCCCGCAGATGTACTTCAACTCGGTCATCTCGGACACCACGAAGCTGCTGAAGCCCATCCTGGTGTTCGCCTTCGCCATCGCTGCGGGCGTGTGCGGCCTGACCCAGATCACGCAGTACCGCAGCCACCCGGTGGATGTCTACGCCGGCTTCCTCATCGGCGCGGGCATTGCCGCCTACCTGGTGAGCTAGGGCCGGGAGGGGCAGCGCTGGTGGGGGCGTGCGGACCTGCCCCGAGGGAGGGGCCCCGCCGACTGCCCCGCTCACGCCCCGCGTCGCCCCCAGGCCTGCCACGCTGTGGGGAACTTCCAGGCCCCGCCTGCGGAGAGGCCGGCCGCTCCGGCGCCGCCACCGGCCAAGGACGCGCTGCGCGCCCTGACGCAGCGCGGGCACGACTCGGTGTACCAGCAGCACAAGTCGGCGAGCACGGACGAGCTGGGCCCGCCCGGGAGGCTGGAGGGCGCGCCGCGGCCCGTGGCTCGCGACAAGAGCTCGCTGGGCAGCCTGAAGCGCGCCAGCGTGGACGTGGACCTGCTGGCGCCGCGCAGCCCCATGGGCAAGGAGAGCATGGTGACCTTCAGCAACACGCTGCCGCGCGTCAGCACGCCCTCGCTCGACGACCCCGCGCGCCGCCACATGACCATCCACGTGCCGCTCGACGCCTCGCGCTCCAAACAGCTCATCAGCGAGTGGAAGCAGAAGTCGCTGGAGGGCCGCGGCCTGGGGCTGGCGGACGAGGCCAGCCCCGCGCACCTCCGGGCGCCCGCCGAGACCatggcggaggaggaggaggaggaggaggaggaggaggaagaggaggaggaggaggaagaggaggaaggaggcCCAGTGCCACCCTCGCTCTACCCCACCGTCCAGGCGCGCCCCGGGCTCGGGCCCCGGGTCATCCTCCCGCCACGCGCTGCCCCACAGCCGCTGGTGCACATCCCCGAGGAGGGGACCCAGGTGGGAGCCGGCCTGTCCCCCAAGAGCAGCGCCGCCGTGCGCGCCAAGTGGCTCATGATGGCAGAGAAGACTGGGCCGGCAGCGGCCGCCGCGCAGCCCCGCGTGGCCAACCCGCCGCGGCTGCTGCAGGTCATCGCCATGTCCAAGGCACCGGGCGCGGCCTCCAAGGCGGCCGAGACAGGCTCGTCGTCCAGCGCCAGCTCCGACTCCTCGCAGTACCGGTCACCGTCAGACCGCGACTCGGCCAGCGTGGTCACCATCGATGCGCACGCCCCGCACCACCCGGTGGTGCACCTGTCGGCTGGGAACGGGCCCTGGGAGTGGAAGGTTGCAGGCGGTGGGGCCAAGGGGCCCGAGGGCGACTATGAGCTGGGCGACCTGTCCCGGGGCTTCCGCGGTGCGGCCCGGCCACCTGGGCTGTCCCCCGGCTCATCCATTAGCGACGTGGACCAGGAGGAGCCTCGCTTCGGGGCCGTGGCCACGGTCAACCTGGCCACTGGCGAGGGTCTGCCCCCGCTAGGGGCAGCTGACGGGGCCCTGGGGCAGGGCAGCCGCGAGTCCACGCTGCGGAGAAAGGTCGGCAGCCTGGCGCCAGGCGAACGCGACGCACCCGGCGTGGAGACCGAGGCTGAGAGCTACTACCGCAAGATGCAGGCGGCGCGCAGGTTCAAGGAGTGAGCTAGTGGGGGCCAGGGCGGGTGGGGCAGCAGCACGGGGCCGTGAGGGCCGGGGGTCACTCAGAAAATAAAGTGCACATGCAACTTTGGTCCTTCGTGTTCCTGTGCTGTTTGAAGGGGGGTGTTGGCGGCCCCGCCCACCTGACGCTGGGCCTGGGACCCCAGGAAGCACTGGCCTGTCCAGCCAGGGGTGATCATCTTGCCTGACTTCAGTGGGGTCAAGGAGAAAGTAGATTCATGGGGGAGAGGGTACGGGGGCTGCTGCCTAGGCACAGGGGTAAAGACAAAGGGGCCCAAAGAAGTGGGAAGTCAAGAGGCAGAAATCAGGAGACATTTATTCAAAGTCTGAATACAGACGGACGGCCAGCTGCCTTCTACAACATAACAGCAAGAAAGGTCGGCGGAGAAGGTACAAAAGTTTCATTATAAAATCGTTTAATTAGGCTTTTGCGCATCGTGGCCGCTGGCGGCCGGAATGCCGTGAGTGCGGTTGCCCGCGGTACAATACTGCGCCTGTAATCGCTGCTATCAAAATATACATCTGTCTGGTAAGACCTCGCTGCGTGCCGCATGCCCCTGCCGCACAGGTATAAAAAGTCATAAATATTTACACCTTGTTACTCCTCACCCCACAGGAAGGGGATCCCTGTGGCTGGTGGAACCCGCCCAGAGGACACACAGGGGTTTTATGGGGGTCCGCGCGGCCTGCAGCCAGTTAAGACAGGACCCCACCCGCCTCTGGATCCCAGCACTGGAGGCATagacagaaaacaagaaataaCTTTGGTCCACAATTTGCAGAGAAACAACACACGAAGAGCCCTGAAGAAGTGTGTAGAGTGTGTCTGGGCAGCTGCAGGGAGGTGTGgtaaggctgcaggcaggcagctgGCTGGGGGCACGCAGACCCTGCCCAGCGAGGCAGCCCGCTGTTACAAAGAATACTAAAAGTAGAGTACAAGGTAATACAAGGAGGAAGCTTACATATATGGATGTCATCTTTATCTTGCTATAAAAAGTTACGTAAAACTAGGTCCTTTGCATATAAATGAGGAGATTAGAATATTTGGTCACCTGAAGTATTGCTAGGCACAGCTGTCTGCGAATATAATACAAAAAGAGCACCCCGCACCGCCTGGTTTGGGGATGTGGGGAGGGGGCGCCCTGCTGacgggagtggaggtgggggccAATCACGTGACTTGATTGATGGGGCAGGCGGGCCGCTGCCCAACCCCCAAGGCGTCAGTCAGTACATGATGGAGGTGGAGCCCGAGGCCCACCCCAGCCAGCCGGGTGGCCGTGGGTTAAGGCACGAGGAACCAGCGTGGAGGAGCCCGGTcccctgtggggaggggtgggactggggtggcCGGGCTCCAGAGGCATCGCTGTGAAACCTGAGGGGCGTGGCCGAGCTGTGGGACGCCCCCCAACCACAAGGTTAGACAGAGGgctagatttaatttttttaaaaacaggtaaactgatttctctttaaaaaaataaaatctctggTGGTAAGGTCACTTCAGCTGCGTTAAAGTGGCAATTCTCTGGAATGATGTAAGTGGTCACCCGGTGGAGGCCCTAGATGGTGGACTTGGAGAAGGAGACCCGCAGGTGGTGGTTCTCGCCCAGGTCATGGTTGTGCAGCTCGATCAGCGCCTGGATGGCCTCCTCCACGGAGCCCATCTGGATCAGAGCCATCTTGCGGTCCTTCCTGCAGGGGGGGACGGGGTGGGCAGGCCGTGAgggtagggcagggcagagccaGCGTGGGCAAGGCGGGGCCAGTGTGGAGGGGCGGGGCCTACTCACTGGAAGAACTTGAAGCCCTTGACCAGGCCACCATTGCTGGAGAAGAGGATCTTGAGGTCGTCCTCTGAGATGGACAGCCTGCAGGAGTCACACGGGCCTGTGAGCCAGCGACTCCAGGA
Proteins encoded in this window:
- the PLPPR3 gene encoding phospholipid phosphatase-related protein type 3, which produces MISAKGNKTPKDSMTLLPCFYFVELPIVASSIVSLYFLELTDLFKPAQVGFRCYDRTLSMPYVETSEELIPLLMLLSLAFAAPAASIMVGEGVLYCLQSRLWGRGGGPGAAEGSINAGGCNFNSFLRRTVRFVGVHVFGLCATALVTDVIQLATGYHAPFFLTVCKPNYTLLGTTCEANPYITQDICAGADVHAILSARKTFPSQHATLSAFAAVYVSMYFNSVISDTTKLLKPILVFAFAIAAGVCGLTQITQYRSHPVDVYAGFLIGAGIAAYLACHAVGNFQAPPAERPAAPAPPPAKDALRALTQRGHDSVYQQHKSASTDELGPPGRLEGAPRPVARDKSSLGSLKRASVDVDLLAPRSPMGKESMVTFSNTLPRVSTPSLDDPARRHMTIHVPLDASRSKQLISEWKQKSLEGRGLGLADEASPAHLRAPAETMAEEEEEEEEEEEEEEEEEEEEGGPVPPSLYPTVQARPGLGPRVILPPRAAPQPLVHIPEEGTQVGAGLSPKSSAAVRAKWLMMAEKTGPAAAAAQPRVANPPRLLQVIAMSKAPGAASKAAETGSSSSASSDSSQYRSPSDRDSASVVTIDAHAPHHPVVHLSAGNGPWEWKVAGGGAKGPEGDYELGDLSRGFRGAARPPGLSPGSSISDVDQEEPRFGAVATVNLATGEGLPPLGAADGALGQGSRESTLRRKVGSLAPGERDAPGVETEAESYYRKMQAARRFKE